Proteins from a single region of Pecten maximus unplaced genomic scaffold, xPecMax1.1, whole genome shotgun sequence:
- the LOC117319644 gene encoding uncharacterized protein LOC117319644 has product MSADDHYMDSIQSTDNTSSEDYELYTGESTTPKQEMKRMRQESPIYNQVSEKTDDTVIIKCQQVKLANKNPIVIQKLITGALEYPTRAIRGLGNGDLLVKCMDTTQKKKLLVLKQLGEFKIQVKTPLTSNRSEGVIYGVSTELSDKDLVESLSEDGVTRATRMKGRQYDSDKNSTTVRLTFSTKDIPERVAVGYRIFKVKLYVPPPLRCYKCNRYGHIAARCKGALRCQKCGGDHKVADCKSEDLKCVNCGGAHSAAYGGCTARKKAVDIVKIQVTEHCSRREAVQEYKKKSYAQSVSENTPETINPVPYSGVADFNIPKSQSHRPSVRPSVTVPQEPMVTVPIKKLLQLAVSVIAKINEGSSWTEILIYVLSQAETIFGVKLDSTMLPDTLVK; this is encoded by the coding sequence ATGAGTGCAGATGACCATTATATGGACAGTATACAGTCTACTGATAACACCTCGTCCGAGGACTACGAGTTATATACTGGAGAGAGTACAACTCCAAAACAAGAGATGAAAAGAATGAGGCAAGAGTCTCCAATATACAACCAGGTGAGTGAAAAAACAGATGacactgttataataaaatgtcAACAAGTGAAACTTGCAAATAAAAATCCCATTGTAATTCAAAAACTTATTACAGGAGCTCTAGAATATCCAACCAGAGCCATCAGGGGACTAGGCAATGGAGACCTCCTAGTAAAGTGTATGGACACCACCCAAAAGAAAAAGTTACTCGTCTTAAAGCAGCTTGGTGAGTTTAAAATCCAGGTCAAAACTCCGTTAACCTCTAATAGATCAGAGGGAGTCATTTACGGTGTAAGCACTGAACTTTCCGATAAAGATCTGGTAGAGAGTCTCAGTGAAGATGGGGTCACAAGGGCTACTCGTATGAAGGGCCGTCAGTACGACAGTGACAAAAACAGTACCACTGTCCGACTGACCTTCAGTACAAAAGATATACCGGAGCGAGTAGCCGTTGGCTACAgaatttttaaagtaaaactgtACGTTCCACCTCCACTAAGGTGTTACAAGTGTAACCGGTACGGGCATATAGCTGCCCGCTGTAAAGGGGCATTACGATGCCAGAAGTGTGGGGGGGACCACAAAGTGGCCGATTGTAAGTCCGAGGACTTAAAATGTGTAAACTGTGGAGGGGCACACAGTGCCGCCTACGGGGGTTGTACGGCCAGGAAAAAGGCTGTAGACATTGTAAAAATACAGGTGACAGAACATTGTTCACGTCGAGAGGCGGTacaagaatataaaaaaaaatcgtatgCACAGTCAGTCTCCGAAAACACACCGGAAACAATTAACCCCGTACCGTACTCCGGGGTAGCTGATTTCAACATCCCTAAAAGTCAGTCCcaccgtccgtccgtccgtccgtcagttACTGTCCCACAGGAACCTATGGTGACAGTACCTATCAAAAAGCTACTACAGTTAGCAGTCTCTGTCATCGCCAAAATCAATGAAGGTTCTAGTTGGACAgaaatacttatatatgtaCTTAGTCAAGCTGAAACCATATTTGGAGTCAAGCTCGACAGCACAATGTTACCCGATACACTCGTGAAATAA